A genomic window from Sphingobacterium sp. BN32 includes:
- a CDS encoding sensor histidine kinase KdpD — translation MKKRSITLIIGLMSIALLGVMAMQYYFIRESFKQKSKLFDEAVKASLTAVANKIERIEIYEFARQQERENQEKFRQDQERLQKNEQILALQVKYQDSIKLLQRLAFSHTQRFNEMETRLNQQYPTVLISNNFYETYIRRKEYNHLVRITLEQGYTSEMTIGEFARVYAIREIKEVKAKDDSARYVIPIFGPNSAITATFEIRTLPPPVDLRVLSQIDVLEKKLNKLRNQKLIGAETLFDSLKIMGGKQSAIMEDVAIGMQLSKRPLEQRIDKTQAVDLLINELDQRGINSSFVMQVRNSENSPLVFQAIFNYKDEKIKETNTPPMIYKARLFQSDEGKSPGELRVYFPNKGSVIASTMGYWLLPILALLALLIGCFAYTLRMILRQKKISEMKTDFINNMTHEFKTPVATIMIASESLKDPEISADERRVSKLANIIYDENVRLGSHIERVLNIARLEKENLKIERTNVQINNLANAVLESMKLQLEKAEGSLNIHLDAEHDLVIGDELHLSNVMYNLVDNAIKYSKDRPEITFKTFNRGKNIVIAVSDKGIGMTKDQSEKIFDQFYRIPTGNIHNVKGFGLGLSYVNDIIKRLNGKITVKSEKDKGTQFEVTLPLKHASQEVA, via the coding sequence ATGAAGAAAAGAAGTATTACGTTGATTATAGGATTGATGTCCATCGCGCTCTTGGGTGTTATGGCCATGCAGTATTACTTCATCCGGGAGTCATTCAAACAAAAGTCAAAGCTATTTGACGAAGCTGTAAAAGCCTCACTAACAGCAGTCGCGAATAAAATTGAACGCATTGAGATTTATGAATTTGCCCGTCAGCAAGAACGTGAAAATCAAGAGAAATTCAGACAAGACCAAGAAAGGCTGCAGAAAAACGAACAGATTTTAGCACTCCAAGTTAAATATCAGGACAGCATCAAATTGCTGCAACGCCTTGCTTTTTCACACACGCAGCGCTTCAATGAGATGGAAACTCGATTGAATCAGCAGTATCCTACAGTATTGATTAGCAATAATTTCTATGAAACCTATATCCGCCGCAAGGAATACAATCATCTTGTTCGAATTACTTTAGAGCAGGGCTATACCAGCGAAATGACGATCGGAGAATTTGCGCGCGTTTATGCTATACGTGAAATCAAAGAGGTAAAAGCAAAAGACGATAGCGCCCGTTATGTCATCCCTATCTTCGGACCGAATTCCGCGATCACGGCAACTTTCGAAATCCGAACCCTCCCTCCTCCTGTTGACCTCCGCGTACTATCACAGATCGACGTGTTAGAGAAGAAGTTAAATAAGCTCCGCAATCAGAAATTAATCGGCGCAGAAACGCTCTTTGATTCCCTGAAAATTATGGGAGGAAAACAGAGTGCCATCATGGAAGATGTAGCCATTGGTATGCAATTATCCAAGCGCCCCTTAGAGCAGCGTATCGATAAAACACAGGCAGTGGATTTGTTGATCAATGAGTTAGATCAACGCGGTATCAACTCCTCTTTCGTGATGCAGGTTCGTAATTCGGAAAATAGCCCATTGGTCTTCCAAGCCATTTTCAATTATAAAGATGAGAAAATCAAAGAGACCAATACACCGCCAATGATCTACAAGGCTCGACTATTTCAGAGCGACGAAGGTAAATCTCCTGGCGAGTTGCGCGTATATTTCCCCAATAAGGGTTCCGTCATTGCGAGCACCATGGGATATTGGTTGTTGCCGATTCTTGCTTTGCTAGCTTTATTGATCGGCTGTTTCGCCTATACTTTACGCATGATCCTCCGTCAGAAGAAAATATCGGAGATGAAAACGGATTTCATCAACAATATGACGCATGAGTTCAAAACCCCTGTTGCTACCATCATGATTGCCTCGGAGTCATTGAAAGATCCGGAAATCTCAGCCGATGAACGTAGAGTAAGCAAACTCGCCAATATCATTTATGACGAAAATGTGCGCTTAGGCTCTCACATCGAGCGTGTGCTTAATATTGCCCGACTGGAAAAAGAAAATCTAAAAATAGAACGCACCAATGTGCAGATCAACAACTTAGCCAATGCGGTATTAGAAAGCATGAAGCTGCAGTTGGAAAAAGCGGAAGGAAGCTTGAACATACACCTGGATGCCGAGCATGATTTGGTGATTGGAGATGAACTCCACCTATCGAATGTCATGTACAATCTTGTGGATAACGCCATTAAATACAGTAAAGATCGGCCTGAAATTACATTTAAAACTTTCAATCGCGGAAAGAATATCGTTATTGCTGTTTCCGACAAAGGAATCGGTATGACGAAAGATCAGTCGGAGAAGATTTTTGACCAATTTTACCGTATTCCGACCGGAAATATCCATAACGTGAAGGGCTTTGGATTGGGATTAAGCTATGTTAATGACATTATAAAACGCCTCAATGGAAAGATCACTGTGAAAAGTGAGAAAGATAAAGGCACACAATTTGAAGTAACTTTACCATTAAAGCATGCCTCACAAGAGGTTGCTTAA
- a CDS encoding ATP-binding protein, which translates to MQATENKTIKIAVVGPESTGKSTMAKYLASELKTLAVPEYARYYCEHLNREYTLQDEVNMFYGQVALEDAFLASKPSIIVCDTTILTVKIWCDHLFNDTPKVVTDEIKKRHYDFYLLMDIDLPWEDDPLRDFPTERAHFMQVWKDELDALNANYKIVSGLGEERLQNGLREVGFYLDVRY; encoded by the coding sequence ATGCAGGCTACTGAAAACAAGACTATCAAGATCGCTGTCGTCGGACCGGAGTCTACCGGGAAATCGACCATGGCGAAATACCTCGCCAGCGAGCTAAAGACATTAGCCGTTCCGGAATATGCGAGATATTATTGCGAACATTTAAATCGCGAATACACGCTTCAGGACGAAGTCAACATGTTTTATGGACAAGTAGCACTCGAAGACGCGTTCCTTGCGTCTAAGCCTTCTATAATCGTTTGTGACACGACAATTCTGACCGTCAAGATATGGTGCGACCATCTTTTCAATGACACGCCAAAGGTTGTAACCGATGAAATTAAGAAAAGGCATTATGATTTTTATCTGCTCATGGATATCGATCTTCCTTGGGAAGATGACCCACTTAGAGACTTTCCAACAGAAAGAGCGCACTTTATGCAGGTCTGGAAAGATGAGCTAGATGCCCTAAATGCCAACTATAAGATCGTATCAGGATTGGGAGAGGAAAGACTACAGAACGGACTTCGGGAAGTGGGATTTTATTTAGATGTCAGATATTAG
- the pnuC gene encoding nicotinamide riboside transporter PnuC, protein MQDFLSQLYQQFLETSLLEWLATISGFLCVFLAARQNIWNWPISIISVSLYLYIFYHAKLYGDSALQVYFLGTAIYGWYYWNRRAHSEEKPITSFNSKQLGLTIVIILLIAGILGYFLDQKTNSDVPYIDGFCTATSLVAQFLMTRKVLQNWLLWVFVDLCYIPLYIHKDLILTAILYIAFTIIAWNGYRDWRKSYLNFQ, encoded by the coding sequence ATGCAGGATTTTCTCTCTCAACTTTACCAACAATTTCTAGAAACCAGCTTGTTGGAGTGGCTTGCAACCATCTCTGGATTCCTCTGTGTATTCCTCGCCGCAAGACAAAATATATGGAACTGGCCAATTAGTATTATCAGTGTTAGCCTCTATCTGTATATTTTCTATCATGCTAAACTTTATGGGGATTCTGCTTTACAGGTTTACTTCCTCGGCACAGCAATATACGGATGGTATTATTGGAATAGGCGAGCACATTCCGAGGAGAAGCCGATTACATCCTTCAACAGCAAGCAATTGGGATTGACTATTGTGATTATTTTATTGATTGCAGGTATTCTCGGTTATTTCCTAGATCAGAAAACCAATTCCGATGTGCCTTACATTGATGGGTTCTGTACTGCGACCAGTTTGGTTGCCCAGTTCTTGATGACGCGCAAAGTACTACAAAATTGGTTGCTCTGGGTGTTTGTTGATTTATGTTATATCCCGCTCTATATCCACAAGGACTTAATTCTAACAGCGATTTTATACATTGCTTTCACAATTATTGCGTGGAATGGATATCGAGATTGGCGAAAAAGCTATCTTAATTTTCAGTAA
- a CDS encoding response regulator transcription factor — MNQKILLAEDDPNLGDLLKDYLELKGKFDVVLSKDGQEALEAFRKDNFDLCILDVMMPKKDGFSLGKDIRKINQTIPIIYATAKGMMEDKTQAFELGGDDYITKPFRVEELLLRINALLKRAAKDKDEEVADKFEIGDYFFDYTSQIISYKGQQQKLSTKEAELLRLLCLKKNDVLTREEALVKIWHDDNYFTGRSMDVFLSKLRKYLKEDPNVEIVNVHGKGYKLLVS; from the coding sequence ATGAATCAAAAAATATTATTAGCCGAAGATGACCCTAACTTGGGCGATCTTTTGAAAGACTATCTGGAACTAAAGGGCAAATTTGATGTGGTATTGAGCAAGGATGGTCAAGAAGCATTGGAAGCCTTTAGAAAGGATAATTTTGACTTATGTATCCTCGATGTCATGATGCCTAAAAAGGATGGCTTCTCCTTAGGTAAAGACATTCGTAAGATCAATCAAACTATACCAATCATCTATGCGACAGCAAAAGGGATGATGGAAGATAAAACCCAAGCTTTCGAGTTAGGCGGCGATGATTATATCACCAAACCATTCCGAGTAGAAGAACTACTCCTAAGAATAAACGCACTCCTAAAAAGAGCTGCAAAAGACAAAGATGAAGAAGTTGCGGATAAATTCGAAATTGGCGATTACTTCTTCGATTACACCAGTCAGATTATATCTTACAAGGGTCAACAACAAAAATTATCTACAAAAGAAGCCGAGCTTCTTCGTCTGTTATGCTTAAAAAAGAACGATGTCCTAACCCGCGAGGAAGCACTAGTTAAAATCTGGCATGACGACAATTATTTCACCGGCCGTAGTATGGATGTTTTCTTAAGTAAATTGAGAAAGTACCTGAAAGAAGACCCCAACGTCGAGATCGTCAATGTACATGGTAAAGGATATAAGCTTTTGGTAAGCTAG